A section of the bacterium genome encodes:
- a CDS encoding Gfo/Idh/MocA family oxidoreductase: MNTHTAETLVCGTGYWGKNHVRNFYELNALFGIYDHDEKRAEKLAQTYPCQIFKSYQDALNHPQVSNVVIASPAESHYELAKQAILAKKHVLVEKPLSLEVSHAQELIELAKQSKVTLMVGHLLKYHPCIKTLKKLLDEGVLGKLEYVYSNRLNLGKIRTKENILWSFAPHDISLMLWFTQSMPLQVNVMGGSYLQPNIADTTISSFVFPGGIRGHIYVSWLHPFKEQRLVLVGQKKMVVFDDAAQAEQKLVLYDKSVDFIQGEYVTQKPKGEALAYDQSVEPLKEECLHFLKCIEHKTKPLTDGHEGLNVLKVLHSCQNSLEMNGQAVQVKV; the protein is encoded by the coding sequence ATGAATACACATACAGCAGAAACCTTGGTCTGCGGAACGGGTTATTGGGGTAAAAACCATGTCAGAAACTTTTATGAGCTCAATGCCCTGTTTGGCATCTATGACCATGATGAAAAAAGAGCAGAAAAATTAGCTCAAACCTATCCTTGCCAGATATTTAAAAGCTACCAAGACGCTCTAAACCACCCGCAAGTAAGCAATGTTGTCATTGCCTCCCCCGCTGAGAGCCATTATGAATTAGCTAAACAGGCTATATTAGCCAAAAAACATGTTTTGGTTGAAAAACCACTTTCATTAGAAGTTTCCCATGCCCAGGAATTGATTGAACTTGCAAAACAATCCAAAGTAACCTTAATGGTTGGACATCTCTTAAAGTATCACCCATGCATCAAAACTCTCAAAAAACTGCTAGATGAAGGTGTATTGGGCAAACTTGAATATGTTTACTCCAATCGTCTCAATTTAGGTAAAATACGAACCAAGGAAAATATTTTATGGTCTTTTGCACCTCACGATATTTCTCTTATGCTTTGGTTTACCCAAAGCATGCCACTGCAGGTGAATGTTATGGGCGGAAGTTATTTACAGCCCAATATTGCAGACACCACCATATCTTCCTTTGTTTTTCCCGGTGGTATTAGAGGCCATATTTATGTAAGTTGGCTCCACCCTTTCAAAGAACAACGATTGGTTCTTGTTGGTCAAAAAAAGATGGTAGTCTTTGATGATGCCGCTCAAGCCGAACAAAAGCTGGTCTTGTATGATAAAAGCGTGGATTTCATTCAAGGAGAGTATGTTACGCAAAAGCCCAAAGGCGAAGCCCTTGCTTATGACCAGTCTGTAGAACCCTTAAAAGAAGAATGCTTGCATTTTTTAAAGTGCATTGAACATAAAACCAAACCTTTAACCGATGGCCATGAAGGCCTTAATGTTTTAAAAGTTTTGCACAGTTGTCAGAACTCTTTAGAGATGAATGGACAAGCTGTGCAAGTTAAGGTTTAA
- a CDS encoding TolC family protein, with protein sequence MFERKNIQKKFLQHKKQSFVFFGVLFIGQISFALTWEQAKESLNDNNYKLKTSFENINIARNDLSKPLSQLYPIVSLRGAAERFLQEDASLGFRSFLGPRLTWSLYQGGKIKNTIKQSRININKQRTLYGLNQAEQESQLRQVFANAVYAKKNIELAKRSLQRAKNNSRYIRLRYKGGQEYVWVFQSSQKNILESEANLIQSQQEAKKALFSLRQMIGQEEVQSIDAISEEHFSVPKNIETIDIKKYLGKHPELRMAQQDSDIAKLNHKVAKADRLPSLLFRTDFIIADTDDSQVFPFWYAGINFSVPIFESGRYKKAAQNAKVKFRQSQRLLEQKQQQQEQNIEQKISNYQWALKNLDVAKINLESMNNKYKLFKKQYREGLVPYVQWDSAQKELRAAESQWIQALQFLQVEYAKLLLALGVTEDEFKNN encoded by the coding sequence ATGTTTGAGCGCAAAAACATTCAAAAAAAGTTTCTTCAACATAAAAAGCAGAGTTTTGTTTTTTTTGGAGTGTTGTTTATTGGACAAATTTCTTTTGCTTTAACTTGGGAACAAGCTAAAGAAAGTCTTAATGACAATAACTATAAGTTAAAAACAAGTTTTGAAAATATTAATATTGCAAGAAATGATCTATCAAAACCGCTTTCGCAACTTTATCCAATTGTATCTTTAAGAGGAGCTGCTGAGCGTTTTTTACAAGAAGATGCATCTTTAGGTTTTAGGTCTTTTTTGGGTCCCAGGCTCACTTGGTCTTTGTATCAAGGAGGTAAAATAAAAAATACAATCAAGCAATCACGTATTAATATCAATAAGCAAAGAACTTTGTATGGCCTAAACCAGGCAGAGCAAGAGTCTCAGTTGAGGCAAGTTTTTGCTAATGCTGTTTATGCTAAAAAAAATATTGAGTTAGCTAAAAGGTCTTTACAAAGGGCTAAGAATAATAGTCGTTACATACGTTTGCGATATAAAGGTGGACAAGAGTATGTATGGGTATTTCAAAGCTCACAAAAAAACATTTTAGAAAGTGAAGCAAACTTAATACAATCTCAACAAGAAGCAAAAAAAGCACTTTTCAGTCTGAGACAAATGATTGGTCAGGAGGAAGTTCAATCCATTGATGCCATCAGTGAAGAACATTTTTCAGTTCCAAAAAATATAGAAACCATTGATATCAAAAAATATTTAGGAAAACATCCTGAATTAAGAATGGCACAGCAAGATTCAGATATTGCAAAATTAAATCATAAAGTTGCAAAGGCGGATCGTTTACCATCCTTGTTATTTAGAACGGATTTTATTATTGCCGATACAGATGATTCTCAAGTTTTTCCTTTTTGGTACGCGGGTATCAATTTTTCTGTCCCAATTTTTGAGTCGGGTCGTTACAAAAAAGCTGCACAAAATGCAAAAGTTAAATTTAGACAATCTCAAAGATTGCTTGAACAAAAACAGCAACAACAAGAGCAAAATATAGAGCAGAAAATATCTAACTACCAATGGGCTTTAAAAAATCTAGATGTTGCAAAAATAAATTTAGAGTCGATGAACAATAAATATAAACTATTTAAGAAGCAATATAGAGAAGGTTTGGTGCCTTATGTGCAATGGGATAGCGCCCAAAAGGAGCTAAGAGCTGCAGAAAGTCAGTGGATTCAGGCTTTACAGTTTTTACAAGTAGAGTATGCAAAATTATTATTAGCTTTGGGAGTAACAGAAGATGAATTTAAAAATAATTAG
- a CDS encoding nucleotide sugar dehydrogenase, translating to MLSEKIKQKKVTVGVIGLGYVGLPLAVDFSKAGINVLGFDVSEAKCDSINNGSSYVEDISDNDLNTAISTGFLKATTDFTELANVDCISICVPTPLVKTQDPDMSYIMAACNNISQHLRKGQLIVLESTTYPGTTEEVLKTMVEEAGFEVGKDVFVAFSPERIDPGNKVYQLHNTPKVIGGITANCLEVACQLYQIIVEQVVPVSSAKAAEMVKLLENTFRSVNIGLANEVAQMCHVLELDSNEIINAAATKPFGFTPFYPGPGLGGHCIPIDPHYLSWKLKTLNYETRFIDLASKINTEMPEFVVNLAVDKLNSMQKSVKGSNILVVGAAYKKNISDLRESPSLDIIKLLLTKGANIIYHDPYVKTLKVDGHEFVSCEFDSELIANQDLCIVSTWHDQLDIRLLIDHANSIIDARNATAGFNDPKICRI from the coding sequence ATGTTAAGCGAAAAAATTAAACAAAAAAAAGTGACTGTTGGCGTTATTGGCCTAGGTTATGTTGGATTACCCTTAGCGGTTGACTTTTCTAAAGCAGGGATCAATGTTTTGGGTTTTGATGTTTCAGAAGCAAAATGTGATTCTATCAACAATGGCAGTTCATATGTCGAAGACATATCTGATAACGATTTAAATACAGCTATTTCAACGGGTTTTTTAAAAGCAACAACAGATTTCACTGAATTAGCCAATGTTGACTGTATTAGTATTTGTGTGCCAACACCTTTGGTTAAAACACAAGATCCTGACATGTCATACATCATGGCTGCGTGTAACAATATTTCTCAGCACTTAAGAAAAGGTCAGTTGATTGTCTTAGAATCAACAACTTATCCTGGTACGACTGAAGAAGTCTTGAAAACCATGGTTGAAGAGGCAGGTTTTGAAGTCGGTAAGGATGTTTTTGTCGCCTTTAGTCCGGAAAGAATTGACCCAGGTAATAAGGTTTATCAATTGCATAATACACCAAAAGTCATCGGAGGGATTACTGCCAACTGTTTAGAGGTTGCATGTCAATTGTATCAAATAATAGTTGAGCAAGTTGTTCCGGTGTCTTCAGCTAAAGCAGCTGAAATGGTCAAGTTATTAGAAAATACATTTAGATCAGTCAATATTGGTTTGGCCAATGAAGTAGCCCAAATGTGCCATGTTTTAGAATTGGACAGCAATGAAATTATCAATGCAGCAGCGACCAAGCCTTTTGGCTTTACACCGTTTTACCCAGGGCCTGGATTGGGTGGCCACTGTATTCCTATTGATCCACACTATTTATCTTGGAAACTTAAAACTTTAAATTATGAAACACGTTTTATTGATTTGGCTTCAAAAATTAATACGGAAATGCCGGAGTTTGTGGTTAATTTGGCGGTTGATAAGCTAAACAGCATGCAAAAAAGTGTTAAAGGGTCAAATATATTGGTGGTTGGAGCAGCTTATAAAAAAAACATTTCAGACTTAAGAGAGTCTCCAAGTTTAGATATCATTAAACTTCTTTTGACTAAAGGAGCCAACATAATTTACCACGATCCTTATGTTAAAACTTTAAAAGTTGACGGTCATGAGTTTGTTTCGTGTGAGTTTGACAGCGAACTTATTGCAAACCAAGATTTATGTATTGTTTCTACATGGCATGATCAATTGGATATTCGTTTACTTATAGATCATGCAAACTCAATTATTGATGCCAGAAATGCAACAGCAGGTTTCAACGATCCAAAGATTTGTAGAATATAA
- a CDS encoding HlyD family efflux transporter periplasmic adaptor subunit, translating to MNLKIISFLCTITLFLLCSCQRTEQQNQVEKFVYYESSQETLVNYIETNGTVEPRNSVSVTAPSKGRLEKLFIEEGDRVRKGQVIAIMSSDKRVQILDMAANESLEEKKYWREQILPTKIFSPITGDVLEVVTRPGDTVVNEIARISDRQIVRANIDEIDISKVKINSDVEIYFDADDEQSFFGELKRIAQTATKIRNVSVYPIEVFFDEDDIKNKNFTIRSGMSVTIKIPINKVEEATSIDAAAVNSMSNRTVSVKMKDNSLRQIKLGNIYGDKVHVVDGLKKGEEVKVRAFKTEAKKKKSILNFFK from the coding sequence ATGAATTTAAAAATAATTAGTTTCTTGTGTACCATAACTTTATTTTTGCTCTGTTCATGTCAGCGAACTGAGCAGCAAAATCAAGTTGAAAAGTTTGTTTATTATGAATCTAGTCAAGAAACGTTGGTTAACTATATTGAAACCAATGGAACGGTTGAGCCAAGAAATAGTGTTAGTGTTACAGCACCTTCTAAAGGAAGATTAGAAAAACTTTTTATTGAAGAAGGGGATCGTGTGCGTAAAGGGCAAGTTATTGCTATCATGAGCTCAGATAAACGAGTTCAAATTTTAGATATGGCAGCCAATGAAAGTTTGGAGGAAAAAAAATATTGGAGGGAACAAATACTTCCAACGAAAATATTTTCACCAATAACAGGAGATGTGCTTGAAGTTGTTACAAGGCCTGGAGATACCGTAGTTAATGAGATTGCAAGAATATCAGATCGTCAAATTGTAAGAGCAAATATTGATGAAATAGATATCTCAAAAGTAAAGATTAATAGTGATGTTGAAATTTATTTTGATGCTGATGATGAGCAAAGCTTTTTTGGTGAATTAAAAAGAATAGCTCAAACAGCAACTAAAATCAGAAATGTTAGCGTTTATCCCATAGAAGTGTTCTTTGATGAAGATGATATTAAAAATAAAAACTTTACCATTAGATCTGGAATGTCTGTGACCATTAAAATACCCATTAACAAGGTTGAAGAGGCCACTTCTATTGATGCAGCTGCAGTGAATAGTATGTCAAATAGGACTGTGTCTGTAAAAATGAAAGACAACAGTTTACGTCAGATAAAGTTAGGAAACATATATGGAGATAAAGTGCATGTTGTTGACGGTTTAAAAAAAGGTGAAGAGGTTAAAGTTAGAGCGTTTAAAACAGAGGCAAAGAAGAAAAAGAGTATTCTTAATTTTTTTAAGTAA
- a CDS encoding DegT/DnrJ/EryC1/StrS family aminotransferase: MNHKNIPLLDLKAQYQQIKPHIDKAFERVLSSQHFILGPEVNTFELEVALYTHSKYAIGVSSGSDALILALMALGVGPGDEVITTPYTFFATVGAISRLGAKPVFVDIDPDTFNIDTDKVEPYISDKTKAIIPVHLFGQCSDMAPILAIAHKYKLKVIEDAAQAIGASQSNKAAGSMGDIGCFSCFPAKNLGAFGDAGFISCQDEDLAEKMRVLRAHGSKPKYYHQYIGGNFRLDALQAAVLREKLQFLDAWTKKRQENAAFYQESLNTIPKLKLPKVKDNNTHVFNQYMLQVAPEQRDSLCQHLKDKGIATALYYPLPLHLQKCFTDLGYTKGDFPVAEHCALSSFAIPIYPELGQDNLNYIVQAIKNFFD; encoded by the coding sequence ATGAATCATAAAAACATACCCTTACTGGATTTAAAAGCGCAGTATCAACAGATCAAACCGCACATTGATAAAGCTTTTGAACGCGTTTTGAGTTCCCAGCACTTTATCTTAGGTCCAGAAGTCAATACCTTTGAACTAGAAGTCGCTCTTTACACGCACTCAAAGTATGCTATTGGCGTTTCTTCCGGTAGTGATGCTTTGATTTTGGCTTTGATGGCTTTAGGTGTTGGACCTGGAGATGAAGTCATCACTACCCCCTACACATTTTTTGCTACCGTAGGCGCTATTTCACGCCTGGGTGCAAAACCTGTTTTTGTAGATATCGACCCTGATACCTTTAATATTGATACAGATAAGGTTGAACCTTACATCTCAGATAAAACCAAAGCTATTATTCCAGTCCACCTTTTTGGTCAATGCTCAGACATGGCTCCAATCTTAGCCATAGCGCATAAATACAAGCTTAAAGTTATTGAGGATGCTGCTCAAGCGATTGGCGCTTCTCAAAGCAACAAAGCTGCAGGCTCCATGGGAGACATTGGCTGTTTCAGCTGTTTTCCAGCAAAAAACCTGGGCGCCTTTGGTGATGCAGGTTTCATCAGCTGCCAAGATGAAGATTTGGCTGAAAAAATGCGTGTGCTTAGAGCCCATGGGTCCAAACCAAAATACTACCACCAATATATTGGCGGTAACTTCCGTTTAGATGCCCTGCAAGCAGCTGTATTACGTGAAAAATTACAATTTTTAGATGCATGGACAAAAAAACGCCAAGAGAATGCTGCTTTTTATCAAGAAAGTTTAAACACCATACCCAAGCTCAAACTTCCAAAAGTAAAAGACAATAATACGCATGTTTTTAATCAGTATATGCTGCAAGTAGCCCCAGAACAAAGAGACTCTTTATGCCAACATTTAAAAGATAAAGGCATTGCTACAGCACTTTATTATCCCTTGCCCTTGCACCTTCAGAAGTGTTTTACTGATTTAGGCTATACAAAAGGCGACTTCCCGGTAGCTGAGCATTGTGCTTTAAGCAGTTTTGCTATTCCCATTTACCCAGAGTTGGGACAGGATAACTTAAACTATATTGTACAGGCCATAAAAAATTTCTTTGATTGA
- the galE gene encoding UDP-glucose 4-epimerase GalE has translation MKKVLITGGAGYVGAYVAQYLREKGYEPVIYDDLSTGHKEHIRSFKLYHASLSNEEKLDECFVNEKPALVIHLAASALVHESESNPVLYYKNNIENSIKLTDAMLRHNCRSIIFSSSGASYGESKQVPMLESHSQNPINSYGMSKLVFEMILKDLAKKNKLSYVIFRFFNAAGEIERFNGGEVHDPETHFIPNLCKVALNQDSLSVFGSDYKTKDGTCVRDYVHVEDLCEAHFLAMNHLNNNKESLICNLGSGKGYSLLEIINSFEKIIQKKINVNFLPPRLGDPAELFADINRAKNKLNWQPNKNLNDILKSAWNFHSRRV, from the coding sequence ATGAAAAAAGTGCTGATTACAGGTGGAGCAGGCTATGTGGGGGCTTATGTTGCACAATATTTAAGAGAAAAAGGCTATGAGCCGGTTATTTATGATGATTTATCAACCGGTCATAAAGAACATATACGTAGCTTTAAACTATATCATGCTAGCTTGTCTAATGAAGAAAAATTAGATGAATGCTTTGTTAACGAAAAACCAGCTTTGGTTATTCATTTGGCGGCCAGTGCCCTTGTTCATGAAAGTGAAAGTAATCCAGTTTTGTATTACAAAAACAATATTGAAAACAGTATTAAGTTAACCGATGCAATGCTCAGACACAACTGTCGTAGTATTATTTTTAGTTCCAGTGGTGCCAGTTACGGTGAATCAAAGCAAGTTCCTATGTTAGAAAGTCATTCTCAAAACCCTATCAACAGTTATGGTATGAGCAAATTGGTTTTTGAGATGATTTTAAAAGATTTGGCAAAGAAAAATAAACTATCTTATGTTATTTTTCGTTTTTTTAATGCTGCGGGTGAAATTGAACGTTTTAATGGTGGGGAAGTTCATGACCCAGAAACACATTTTATACCCAACCTATGTAAAGTTGCTTTAAATCAAGATTCTTTGTCTGTTTTTGGTTCAGACTATAAAACAAAAGATGGAACTTGTGTTAGAGACTATGTTCATGTTGAAGATTTATGTGAAGCACACTTTTTAGCAATGAACCATTTAAACAATAATAAAGAATCTTTGATTTGTAATTTAGGGTCGGGTAAGGGGTACTCCTTATTAGAAATCATCAACAGTTTTGAAAAAATAATACAGAAAAAAATTAATGTTAATTTTTTACCGCCAAGACTTGGTGATCCAGCAGAATTATTTGCTGATATAAATCGAGCAAAAAATAAACTTAATTGGCAGCCTAATAAAAATTTAAATGATATTTTGAAATCTGCTTGGAATTTTCATTCAAGAAGAGTTTGA
- a CDS encoding SDR family oxidoreductase — MKHVLVTGAAGFLGINLVKTLLEQADYHITCLDNYFSAYPKNIEWLQSQKNITLIEHDIRQPFKSEKAIDQIYNLACPASPPIYQSDPIFTTETSVLGAINMLNLANAHDATILQASTSEVYGDPTVHPQEELYRGNVNPIGIRACYDEGKRCAESLFFDHYRMHGTKIKVVRIFNTYGPHMNPKDGRVVSNFIVQALKGNDLTVYGNGQQTRSFCFVDDLIDGMIKVMHSKPELTGPYNLGNDTEYSIKQLADIVIEKINPKLQLKSLAMPKDDPSKRKPSLKKVKQDIGWMPKTNLNHGLDQTIDFFKNDI; from the coding sequence ATGAAGCATGTACTTGTTACCGGTGCTGCCGGTTTTTTGGGTATCAATTTAGTTAAAACACTCCTTGAGCAAGCAGATTATCACATCACCTGCTTGGACAATTATTTTTCAGCCTATCCAAAAAATATTGAATGGCTGCAATCACAAAAAAACATTACACTCATTGAACATGACATTAGACAGCCCTTTAAAAGTGAAAAAGCTATCGATCAAATCTATAATTTAGCCTGTCCAGCAAGCCCACCCATTTATCAATCTGACCCCATCTTTACCACAGAAACATCCGTTTTAGGTGCAATCAACATGCTCAATTTGGCAAACGCTCACGACGCTACCATTTTACAAGCATCCACAAGCGAAGTTTATGGGGACCCCACAGTGCACCCACAAGAAGAGCTTTATAGGGGTAATGTTAACCCTATTGGTATAAGAGCTTGTTATGATGAAGGCAAGCGCTGTGCAGAGTCCTTGTTTTTTGATCATTATCGTATGCATGGAACAAAAATTAAAGTTGTGCGTATTTTTAATACCTATGGGCCACACATGAACCCTAAAGATGGTCGCGTTGTCTCTAACTTTATTGTACAAGCTTTAAAAGGGAATGATTTAACCGTTTATGGGAATGGACAACAAACCCGAAGCTTTTGTTTCGTTGACGACTTAATTGACGGCATGATCAAGGTTATGCACAGCAAACCTGAGCTAACAGGGCCATACAATTTAGGAAACGACACTGAGTACAGCATTAAACAATTGGCAGACATTGTTATTGAAAAAATAAATCCCAAGCTTCAACTCAAATCTCTGGCAATGCCTAAAGATGATCCAAGTAAACGTAAACCCTCTTTGAAAAAAGTTAAGCAGGACATTGGTTGGATGCCAAAAACCAACTTAAATCACGGCTTAGATCAAACCATTGATTTTTTCAAAAATGATATATAA
- a CDS encoding ABC transporter permease gives MALIRLKKISKIYQQSKEVEPFKALDEIDLEIEKGEYVAIVGPSGSGKSTLLQILGLLDSPSSGDYYFDEQDVSVLGDDELTFLRSKTIGFIFQMFNLLPRISSVENAALPMIYSGQKDQTWVKEILTQLGLENHFANTPAQLSGGQQQRVAIARSLVNKPQVVFADEPTGNLPQKQAIEIIKELERMHQSGITLVIITHSGDLAKRADRIIKIVDGKIVEDTKSKSQEKKYSNKKQNDFEANSSKKINPSLWLQVTKMSLQSLLRNKVRTFLTMLGIIIGVFSVTSMLAIGDGAKKSVEEELKQMGSNMFRVSTSWPKVKGSQSHQRTITKINPTDLESIEKAIQSSDSIKYAAGTRDTEGVITYQGYSYTTKLMGVSSSFEKMRNLQVRYGRFFTDYENSKQAKVCVLGDTVYSNIFKEDINPVGRSIDINGSKYKVIGLLPKKGSSFTGDIDDVVYMPEQTLINRIYGRKQYRHLFVEASSTDKIDAAMAEVTRILRQNHRLPDEVENDFKIKNFGEIRKTIDSISKNFLILIIVIALISLIVGGIGIMNIMLVSVTERTREIGLRKAVGARKSDILKQFLIESILISMMGGFIGVSGAYIVGMVVEYLFNWEIVFKAYMIILAFGFSMCVGVFFGWYPAKKAANLSPIQALRYE, from the coding sequence ATGGCACTGATACGTCTCAAAAAAATATCCAAGATATATCAACAAAGTAAAGAAGTTGAACCGTTTAAGGCTTTAGATGAAATTGATCTTGAAATAGAAAAAGGCGAGTATGTAGCCATTGTTGGACCATCAGGTTCTGGAAAGTCAACCTTATTACAAATTTTAGGTTTGTTAGATAGTCCAAGTTCAGGAGATTATTATTTTGATGAACAAGACGTTTCGGTCTTAGGAGATGATGAACTAACCTTTTTAAGATCAAAAACTATTGGTTTTATTTTTCAAATGTTCAATTTGCTTCCAAGAATTTCATCAGTTGAAAATGCAGCGCTGCCTATGATCTATAGTGGGCAAAAAGATCAGACGTGGGTTAAAGAAATATTAACTCAGTTGGGATTGGAAAATCACTTTGCTAATACTCCTGCTCAGCTTTCAGGAGGACAGCAGCAACGTGTTGCTATTGCAAGATCTTTGGTTAACAAACCGCAAGTGGTTTTTGCTGATGAACCAACAGGAAATTTACCGCAAAAACAAGCTATAGAGATTATTAAAGAGTTAGAAAGAATGCATCAGTCAGGTATTACATTGGTGATTATTACGCACTCAGGTGATTTAGCAAAACGTGCTGATAGAATTATAAAAATTGTTGATGGAAAAATTGTTGAAGATACAAAAAGTAAATCACAAGAAAAAAAATATTCAAATAAAAAGCAAAATGATTTTGAAGCAAACTCTTCAAAAAAAATTAATCCAAGTTTATGGTTGCAAGTCACAAAAATGTCCTTGCAGTCACTGTTAAGAAATAAAGTGAGAACCTTTTTAACGATGTTGGGCATTATCATAGGCGTTTTTTCAGTAACTTCAATGCTTGCCATAGGCGATGGTGCAAAAAAATCCGTTGAAGAAGAGTTGAAACAAATGGGCTCAAATATGTTTAGAGTATCAACCTCATGGCCCAAGGTCAAAGGTAGTCAATCACACCAAAGAACAATTACAAAAATAAATCCAACAGACTTAGAAAGCATAGAAAAGGCTATACAAAGTTCAGATAGTATAAAGTATGCAGCTGGTACAAGAGATACTGAAGGAGTGATCACTTACCAAGGCTACAGTTACACAACAAAATTGATGGGCGTAAGCTCATCATTTGAAAAGATGAGGAATCTTCAGGTTAGGTATGGTCGATTTTTTACTGATTATGAAAATAGCAAGCAGGCCAAAGTCTGTGTTTTAGGTGATACAGTTTATAGCAACATTTTTAAAGAAGATATTAACCCTGTTGGAAGGTCAATCGATATTAATGGGAGTAAATATAAGGTGATTGGTTTATTGCCAAAAAAAGGCAGTAGTTTTACCGGTGACATTGATGATGTTGTCTATATGCCAGAACAAACACTAATCAATAGGATATATGGAAGAAAACAGTATCGCCACCTTTTTGTGGAGGCATCCAGTACAGACAAGATTGATGCTGCAATGGCGGAAGTGACAAGAATTTTACGTCAGAACCATAGATTACCAGACGAAGTTGAAAATGATTTTAAAATTAAGAACTTTGGTGAAATAAGAAAAACCATTGATAGCATATCAAAAAACTTTTTGATCTTAATTATTGTTATTGCTTTAATATCGTTGATTGTGGGTGGTATTGGAATTATGAATATTATGCTGGTTTCAGTGACAGAAAGAACAAGAGAAATAGGTTTAAGGAAAGCGGTAGGTGCAAGAAAAAGTGATATCTTAAAACAGTTTTTAATAGAATCCATATTGATTAGTATGATGGGAGGTTTTATTGGTGTTAGCGGTGCCTATATAGTTGGTATGGTTGTAGAGTATTTATTTAATTGGGAAATCGTTTTTAAAGCATACATGATCATTTTAGCGTTTGGCTTTTCAATGTGTGTTGGCGTGTTTTTTGGCTGGTACCCCGCAAAAAAGGCTGCTAACTTATCTCCAATACAAGCATTAAGGTATGAATAG
- a CDS encoding acetyltransferase yields MSDQHTQQTFFAHPSSYIDDGANIGSNTKIWHFCHIMSGADIGANCNFGQNVVVHSQVKIGDGVKVQNNVSIYDGVILEDAVFCGPSMVFTNVLHPRSEVNRREEFIQTRVKKGATIGANATIRCGITIGQYAFVGAGSVVLHDIPNHALVVGNPAKHKGWMCVCGHRINPGKDKLTCSSCHLSYDLGKHGLEINHHES; encoded by the coding sequence ATGTCTGATCAACATACACAACAAACGTTTTTTGCCCATCCCTCAAGCTATATTGATGATGGCGCAAATATAGGATCAAACACTAAAATATGGCATTTCTGTCATATCATGTCTGGAGCGGATATTGGTGCAAACTGCAATTTTGGTCAAAATGTTGTAGTCCACAGCCAGGTAAAAATTGGAGATGGCGTCAAAGTTCAAAACAATGTGTCCATATACGATGGTGTGATTTTGGAAGATGCTGTTTTCTGTGGTCCTTCCATGGTATTTACCAATGTTTTACATCCAAGAAGCGAGGTTAACCGTAGAGAAGAATTTATACAAACCCGAGTAAAGAAAGGCGCCACAATCGGCGCCAATGCCACCATAAGATGTGGCATCACCATTGGACAATATGCATTTGTTGGTGCTGGAAGTGTTGTCTTGCATGACATTCCCAACCATGCCTTGGTTGTAGGTAACCCTGCAAAGCATAAAGGTTGGATGTGTGTTTGTGGCCATAGAATTAACCCTGGCAAAGATAAACTGACCTGCTCAAGTTGTCACTTAAGTTATGACTTGGGAAAACATGGCTTAGAAATCAATCATCATGAATCATAA